A section of the Mycolicibacterium anyangense genome encodes:
- a CDS encoding MFS transporter, whose product MAAPTGADQAIRSLIPARIDRLPWSSFHTRMVMALGVAWILDGLEITIASAVADTLSQPETLALSSAAVGFLATVYLAGEVVGALFFGRLSDKLGRRNLFMVTLGVYLLGSALTALTLGNGAGWLVFLYVTRFIAGMGIGGEYAAINSAIDELIPARYRGRVDIAVNGTYWAGAILGTLGTFVFLKSMDLSIGWRLAFLIGPVLGVVILVVRRHLPESPRWQVMNGQEAAAEESISYIEREVKATGATLPSVDESKAIELKPTEKVGYLALTRVLFREYPSRSILGASLMISQSFLYNAIFFTYTLVLGKFYGVSSESAPLYLIAFAVGNLAGPLTIGHLFDTIGRRKMIAGTYVLSGLLLALSAVAFNAGLLTALTQTIAWCVIFYVASAGASSAYLTVSEIFPLEVRAKAIAVFFAIAQCFGALGPVIYGALIGDGSQPVRLFLGYLLGAAVMVAGGLVALFLAVDAEGKSLEDIATPLAAAGPAKRRGSVRAEGAQLPRSP is encoded by the coding sequence ATGGCCGCACCGACGGGGGCCGATCAGGCGATCCGCAGTCTGATCCCGGCACGGATCGACCGGCTGCCGTGGTCGTCCTTCCACACCCGGATGGTCATGGCGTTGGGTGTCGCCTGGATCCTCGACGGCCTGGAGATCACCATTGCCAGCGCCGTGGCCGACACGTTGAGCCAGCCCGAGACGCTCGCCCTGTCGTCGGCAGCGGTGGGCTTCCTGGCCACCGTCTATCTGGCCGGTGAGGTGGTCGGGGCGCTGTTCTTCGGTCGCCTGTCGGACAAGCTCGGGCGGCGCAACCTGTTCATGGTGACCCTCGGCGTGTACCTGCTGGGCAGCGCTTTGACCGCGCTCACACTGGGTAACGGCGCCGGCTGGTTGGTGTTCCTCTACGTCACCCGCTTCATCGCCGGAATGGGTATCGGTGGCGAGTACGCCGCCATCAACTCGGCGATCGACGAGTTGATCCCGGCCCGCTACCGCGGCCGGGTGGACATCGCGGTGAACGGAACCTATTGGGCCGGAGCGATACTCGGCACCTTGGGAACATTCGTGTTCCTCAAGTCGATGGACCTGTCCATCGGGTGGCGGCTGGCCTTCCTGATCGGACCGGTGCTCGGCGTGGTGATCCTGGTGGTGCGACGGCATCTGCCGGAGAGTCCACGCTGGCAGGTGATGAACGGGCAGGAAGCGGCGGCCGAGGAGTCGATCTCCTACATCGAGCGCGAGGTGAAGGCTACCGGCGCAACGCTTCCCAGCGTCGATGAGAGCAAAGCCATCGAGCTCAAGCCCACCGAGAAGGTCGGCTACCTGGCCCTGACCCGAGTTCTGTTCCGCGAGTATCCGAGTCGGTCGATCCTGGGTGCCTCGCTGATGATCAGCCAGTCGTTCCTCTACAACGCGATCTTCTTCACTTACACCCTGGTGCTGGGCAAGTTCTACGGTGTCTCCTCGGAGTCGGCACCGCTGTATCTGATCGCCTTCGCCGTCGGCAATCTCGCCGGCCCACTGACCATCGGACACCTCTTCGACACCATCGGTCGCCGGAAGATGATCGCGGGCACCTACGTGCTGTCCGGCCTGCTGCTGGCGCTCAGCGCCGTGGCGTTCAACGCGGGCCTGCTCACTGCCCTGACGCAGACCATCGCATGGTGCGTCATTTTCTATGTCGCCTCGGCCGGCGCCAGTTCGGCCTACCTGACCGTGAGCGAGATCTTCCCACTGGAGGTTCGCGCGAAAGCGATCGCCGTCTTCTTCGCGATCGCACAGTGTTTCGGCGCCCTGGGTCCGGTGATCTATGGGGCGCTGATCGGTGACGGATCGCAGCCGGTCCGGCTGTTCCTGGGCTATCTGCTGGGGGCCGCGGTCATGGTTGCCGGCGGGCTGGTGGCCTTGTTCCTCGCTGTCGACGCGGAAGGAAAGTCCCTGGAAGACATCGCCACCCCGCTCGCGGCGGCCGGACCCGCGAAGCGCCGCGGCTCGGTACGCGCTGAGGGTGCTCAGCTGCCACGCTCACCGTGA
- a CDS encoding glycoside hydrolase family 16 protein, with protein MDRRNMLLMSGLGLLAAAVPLPSAQASPSPLPKAPPGGYLYVDEFDGPAGSAPNPANWTVQNWQDDVWPPVASQYRDDRQNVFVDGNSNLVIRATKDNDTYYSGKVRGNWRVPMGHTWEARVKLDCIAAGAWPAYWAVNEDPLPDGEVDVMEYYGNMSWPPGTTVHAASNGKTWESKSIAGLIDGAWHTWRMRWDADGFKFWRDYTDGAAPYFSVPPKPIPVHGNPTDLRWPFNNPGYWLAPMFNLAIGGPGGGDPALTTFPISMLVDWIRIW; from the coding sequence TTGGATCGCCGAAACATGCTGTTGATGTCGGGGCTGGGCCTGCTGGCCGCCGCCGTCCCGCTGCCGAGCGCGCAGGCGAGCCCGTCGCCGCTACCCAAAGCCCCACCGGGTGGCTACCTCTACGTCGACGAGTTCGACGGTCCGGCCGGCTCGGCCCCCAATCCGGCCAACTGGACGGTCCAGAACTGGCAGGACGATGTCTGGCCGCCGGTCGCCAGCCAGTATCGCGACGACCGTCAGAACGTCTTCGTCGACGGCAACTCGAACCTGGTGATCCGCGCGACCAAGGACAACGACACCTACTACAGCGGCAAGGTGCGCGGGAACTGGCGCGTCCCCATGGGCCACACCTGGGAGGCCCGGGTCAAGCTCGACTGCATCGCCGCCGGGGCCTGGCCGGCCTACTGGGCGGTCAACGAAGACCCGCTGCCCGACGGCGAAGTCGATGTCATGGAGTACTACGGCAACATGAGCTGGCCCCCGGGCACCACGGTGCACGCCGCGTCCAACGGCAAGACCTGGGAGAGCAAGTCGATCGCCGGTTTGATCGACGGTGCCTGGCACACCTGGCGGATGCGTTGGGACGCAGACGGATTCAAGTTCTGGCGAGACTACACCGATGGCGCGGCCCCGTACTTCTCGGTACCGCCCAAGCCGATTCCGGTGCACGGCAACCCCACCGATCTGCGGTGGCCGTTCAACAATCCGGGCTACTGGCTGGCGCCGATGTTCAACCTCGCCATCGGCGGCCCCGGTGGGGGAGACCCGGCACTGACCACGTTCCCCATCTCGATGCTCGTCGACTGGATCCGCATCTGGTAG
- a CDS encoding cupin domain-containing protein → MSPARGNREWLTLLLTGLCILALIWPGRAAADPVTTINGTTPPGVLQPLDDVTTMLDTITADGDRLLVVQGTRKAGTRAVIHVHAYGGYTCVLTGAITDYVEGQPPTVFPAGSCYYMPPDVPMTAVNLGTEDVRLIDNFTIPPGAAPMTVLEPGWGSPMPMP, encoded by the coding sequence TTGAGTCCAGCACGAGGTAACCGCGAGTGGCTGACGCTGCTGCTCACCGGTCTCTGCATACTGGCACTGATATGGCCGGGGCGCGCTGCAGCCGACCCGGTGACCACCATCAACGGCACCACGCCGCCCGGCGTCCTGCAGCCCCTCGACGACGTGACGACGATGCTGGACACCATCACCGCCGATGGTGATCGACTGCTCGTCGTCCAGGGAACCCGCAAGGCCGGAACCCGGGCCGTCATCCACGTCCACGCCTATGGCGGCTACACCTGCGTCTTGACCGGCGCCATCACCGATTACGTCGAGGGACAGCCGCCGACGGTGTTCCCCGCGGGCAGTTGCTATTACATGCCCCCCGACGTCCCGATGACCGCGGTGAACCTGGGTACCGAGGACGTTCGCCTGATCGACAACTTCACGATTCCGCCCGGCGCAGCCCCGATGACGGTGCTCGAACCCGGATGGGGATCGCCGATGCCGATGCCCTGA
- a CDS encoding NAD-dependent epimerase/dehydratase family protein — protein MRGSKILITGASGQVAVPVALALAADNEVWGAARFTDQAARERLEKGGVRTHAVNMAAGDFTGLPTDFDYVLNLAVAKSGRWDKDLAANAESAGLLMAHCREATAFLHCSSGAVYDPPDDEPRTERTVHGDNHKPLLPTYSISKIAGEVVVATMARVLDLPATIARLNVPYGNNGGWPLFHLDMMLADMPIPVPPGGPAVYNPIHEDDIIAMIPKLLAVASVPVTTVNWGGDQFISIQQWCTYLGELVGKQPVFAETDQTLRGNPLDVTKMHELIGHTTVDWRDGMRAMAATFHPELVGRSWSA, from the coding sequence ATGCGTGGATCCAAGATTCTGATCACCGGTGCCAGCGGCCAGGTCGCGGTCCCGGTCGCCCTGGCCCTGGCTGCCGACAACGAGGTGTGGGGCGCTGCCCGCTTCACCGATCAGGCCGCCCGCGAGCGACTCGAGAAGGGCGGCGTGCGCACTCACGCCGTCAACATGGCCGCCGGGGACTTCACCGGCCTACCGACCGACTTCGACTATGTCCTGAACCTGGCCGTCGCCAAGAGCGGCCGCTGGGACAAGGACCTCGCCGCCAACGCGGAATCGGCCGGCCTTCTCATGGCTCACTGCCGCGAGGCCACGGCGTTTCTGCACTGCTCCTCCGGAGCCGTCTACGACCCGCCGGATGACGAACCCCGGACCGAACGCACGGTGCACGGCGACAACCACAAGCCCCTGCTGCCCACCTATTCCATCTCCAAGATCGCCGGGGAAGTCGTCGTGGCCACCATGGCGCGCGTCCTGGACCTGCCGGCCACCATCGCCCGCCTCAACGTGCCCTACGGCAACAATGGCGGCTGGCCACTGTTCCACCTCGACATGATGCTGGCCGACATGCCGATTCCCGTCCCACCCGGCGGACCCGCCGTTTACAACCCCATCCACGAAGACGACATCATCGCGATGATCCCGAAACTGCTTGCGGTGGCGTCTGTTCCGGTCACCACCGTCAACTGGGGCGGCGACCAGTTCATCAGCATCCAGCAGTGGTGCACCTATCTCGGCGAACTCGTCGGCAAGCAGCCGGTCTTCGCCGAGACCGACCAGACCCTGCGCGGGAATCCGTTGGACGTCACCAAGATGCACGAACTCATCGGTCACACCACCGTCGACTGGCGCGACGGCATGCGTGCGATGGCCGCCACCTTCCACCCGGAGCTGGTCGGCCGCTCGTGGTCCGCTTGA
- a CDS encoding NF038122 family metalloprotease, producing MAGGDRVGIRPTKARAAAGKVRRSKPHHRITPFAWLGAGAVTLGLGAAMASGTGVAHADSAGSTGHTGKPASSAGSDSAKRSSKPTKAAEAAVALGGQTASSVHPAASTGGTRSPVSVPITTEAATPTTSTPKTATGGFGPSSAELIRPTLPARPAATPNSLFDVVTGVLSVFGLNGPTAPTNPLSAIAWVVLRTVETSAGLTPVAGTPVVGTPNPTTGTVTGTTGFTEPAGQPLTYSVTTDPALGSVMLTATGGFTYTPTVALRLATTDTFTVTASDGLAATSESITVPVAAQAGSPVTTVNGPSGLTINLIWDSSVARAPASFKANIEQAAQMLESTVTNKITLNIAVGYGEIGGTPIGLGSAEGATFGDQSESYAALRSQLTACDTTAIGQSVVAHLPATNPFGSLSYDVSGAQLKAFGVDPANSTQLDGEVGFSTDWPSSELVAAALHELTHAMGRNSGWGSAANGYDITPLDLTRYSAPGVLVCDGSVAPSARPQYFSVDGGATVLADYSNSSDYGDWATTSLTYTDPYDAYENPGSNSLTAVDVEVLDAIGYTTI from the coding sequence GTGGCAGGCGGGGATCGGGTCGGCATCAGGCCCACAAAAGCGCGCGCGGCGGCCGGCAAGGTTCGCCGCAGCAAGCCCCACCACCGGATTACTCCCTTCGCCTGGCTCGGTGCCGGCGCCGTCACCCTGGGGCTGGGCGCCGCCATGGCCAGCGGAACGGGAGTCGCCCACGCTGACAGCGCGGGATCGACGGGCCACACCGGCAAGCCCGCGTCGTCGGCAGGAAGCGACTCAGCCAAGCGGTCGAGCAAGCCAACGAAAGCAGCGGAAGCCGCCGTCGCCCTCGGCGGGCAAACCGCATCTTCCGTGCACCCGGCCGCCAGCACCGGCGGCACCCGCAGCCCTGTCTCGGTACCCATCACCACCGAGGCGGCAACCCCTACGACATCGACGCCCAAGACTGCGACCGGAGGCTTCGGCCCCAGCTCCGCCGAGCTCATTCGGCCGACGCTGCCGGCGAGACCCGCCGCCACCCCCAACTCTCTCTTCGATGTGGTCACCGGTGTGCTCTCGGTGTTCGGGTTGAACGGCCCCACCGCACCCACCAATCCGCTGAGCGCGATCGCGTGGGTAGTGCTGCGCACCGTCGAGACCAGTGCCGGCCTGACCCCCGTCGCGGGAACACCGGTTGTCGGCACACCCAATCCCACCACCGGGACCGTCACGGGCACAACAGGATTCACCGAGCCGGCCGGACAGCCGCTCACCTACAGCGTTACCACCGATCCCGCGCTCGGATCGGTCATGCTCACCGCCACGGGCGGCTTCACCTACACCCCGACCGTCGCTCTGCGGCTGGCCACCACCGACACCTTCACCGTCACCGCATCCGACGGGCTGGCCGCAACCTCAGAATCCATTACCGTCCCGGTCGCCGCGCAGGCCGGCTCACCCGTCACGACAGTCAACGGTCCGTCAGGTCTGACCATCAATCTCATCTGGGACTCCAGCGTCGCCCGAGCACCGGCGTCCTTCAAGGCGAACATCGAACAGGCCGCCCAGATGCTCGAGTCGACGGTCACAAACAAGATCACGCTGAATATCGCTGTCGGGTATGGCGAAATCGGTGGTACCCCGATTGGTCTCGGCTCGGCCGAGGGAGCGACATTCGGTGACCAATCGGAGAGCTATGCCGCACTGCGAAGCCAGCTGACTGCCTGCGATACCACCGCGATCGGGCAGTCGGTGGTCGCTCATCTGCCCGCGACCAACCCGTTCGGCTCCTTGAGCTATGACGTATCGGGAGCTCAACTCAAAGCCTTCGGCGTCGACCCCGCGAACAGCACCCAACTCGACGGCGAAGTGGGCTTCTCGACCGACTGGCCCAGCAGCGAGCTGGTTGCCGCCGCGCTGCACGAACTGACCCACGCAATGGGCCGCAACTCCGGCTGGGGATCGGCCGCCAACGGCTATGACATCACCCCACTGGACCTCACCCGGTACTCGGCTCCCGGCGTGCTGGTGTGCGACGGTTCGGTGGCACCCTCGGCGCGCCCCCAGTATTTCTCGGTCGACGGCGGCGCCACCGTGCTGGCCGACTACAGCAACTCATCGGACTACGGCGACTGGGCGACCACCAGCCTGACCTACACCGACCCGTACGACGCCTACGAGAACCCGGGCTCCAACTCGCTGACCGCCGTCGACGTCGAAGTGCTCGATGCGATCGGCTACACCACCATCTGA
- a CDS encoding tyrosine-type recombinase/integrase: protein MTIRHQRAGIDDRWHKRVKGVDGRMRQERSAVYGNVKRWRVRWVDESGNERTKVFERKPDAQNFLNGLTADVQRGEYIDPRKSSESFDSVAEQWFLTKQGARRKPKTLAGYRSLLDTLVLPRWGGVPLKSINYEQYSTWLASLAVDGSQRGTGLSASRISQAHQLVGAVLKYAQRTGKIAKNVALEIKRDEDLPQQAERERRYLTHFELLCLARATDKFETLTLVLGYCGLRFGEAAALRRRHVGDRELTVRASATAVAGQGIVESDTKTKRSRHVPIPHPVWERLLAELPDDPNALVFPSRKGGHLPSGEYRWAFDNACKTVGIEGLVPHGLRHTTASLAISAGANVKVVQRLLGHATAAMTLDRYGHLLSDDLTAVADALSKAIQNTAVPLRYERAGSVGDVVRYGP, encoded by the coding sequence GTGACGATCAGGCATCAGAGGGCTGGGATCGACGACCGCTGGCATAAGCGCGTGAAGGGTGTAGACGGCAGAATGCGGCAGGAGCGTTCGGCGGTGTACGGCAACGTCAAGCGATGGCGTGTGCGCTGGGTGGACGAGTCCGGCAATGAGCGCACGAAGGTTTTTGAGCGCAAGCCCGACGCGCAGAACTTTCTCAATGGCTTGACTGCTGATGTGCAACGTGGTGAGTACATCGATCCGCGCAAGAGTTCAGAGTCATTTGATTCGGTTGCGGAGCAATGGTTCCTGACGAAGCAGGGGGCGCGGCGTAAGCCGAAGACGCTCGCAGGCTACCGGTCGTTGTTGGACACATTGGTGCTTCCGCGGTGGGGAGGGGTACCGCTCAAAAGTATTAATTACGAGCAATATTCGACGTGGTTGGCGAGTCTGGCGGTCGATGGATCGCAACGTGGAACGGGCTTGTCGGCAAGCCGCATCTCACAGGCGCACCAGCTTGTGGGAGCAGTGCTGAAATATGCGCAGCGAACGGGAAAGATCGCGAAGAACGTCGCGCTGGAAATCAAGCGGGACGAAGATTTGCCACAGCAGGCAGAGCGCGAACGCCGGTACCTGACCCACTTCGAGCTGCTATGTCTTGCCCGAGCGACCGACAAGTTCGAGACACTCACACTTGTGCTCGGCTACTGCGGGCTGAGATTTGGAGAAGCCGCTGCGTTACGGCGGAGGCATGTTGGCGACCGCGAACTCACAGTGAGGGCATCAGCAACTGCTGTCGCGGGCCAGGGGATAGTCGAGAGCGATACTAAAACGAAGCGATCGCGTCACGTCCCAATTCCACATCCAGTATGGGAACGGCTTCTGGCTGAGCTGCCCGACGATCCCAATGCGCTCGTCTTCCCGAGCCGTAAGGGAGGGCATCTACCGTCAGGTGAATATCGGTGGGCGTTCGACAATGCGTGCAAGACGGTCGGCATTGAGGGGTTGGTGCCGCACGGTCTCCGACATACCACCGCGTCGCTGGCCATTTCTGCAGGCGCTAACGTCAAGGTTGTGCAGAGGTTGCTTGGGCACGCCACCGCGGCGATGACACTGGATCGGTATGGGCATCTGCTCAGTGACGATCTGACTGCCGTCGCCGATGCCCTCAGCAAGGCGATCCAGAACACTGCGGTACCACTGCGGTATGAGAGGGCAGGTTCAGTGGGAGATGTCGTCCGATACGGGCCCTGA
- a CDS encoding helix-turn-helix transcriptional regulator, producing MDLVTATPARLRTKAAAEYLGGVPEDTLRYWRYAGTGPCSYRLGRRCYYDLADLDSWIAAQKVTTQRGGVNE from the coding sequence ATGGACCTCGTGACCGCTACTCCTGCTCGCCTAAGAACAAAAGCTGCCGCCGAGTACCTCGGAGGCGTGCCCGAAGATACTCTCCGCTACTGGAGGTACGCCGGCACCGGGCCGTGCAGCTACCGCCTCGGTCGACGCTGCTACTACGATCTCGCCGACCTCGATTCTTGGATAGCAGCACAAAAGGTAACCACTCAGCGCGGCGGTGTTAACGAATGA
- a CDS encoding DUF3631 domain-containing protein — translation MALAVLGSLPETIADRAVIIRMKKRRADESISPWRERVNANEARAIAAELGNWMASVTMRWPAHMPVEDRAADVWEALVMVADAAGGRWPSYARTAATVLTSGDEHASVGIQLLRDMRTAFGIKAKMRSVDICSALSGLEGSIWAAYHRDGRGIDPTDLYQLLRTFGIRSKDVWVENKSAKGYAADDLSDAWSRYLPR, via the coding sequence GTGGCCCTTGCGGTTCTGGGTTCGCTGCCGGAAACAATCGCAGACCGCGCTGTCATCATCAGAATGAAGAAGCGCAGGGCGGATGAATCAATCTCCCCTTGGCGCGAGCGGGTAAACGCGAACGAGGCCAGAGCAATCGCCGCGGAACTCGGGAACTGGATGGCCAGCGTGACTATGCGCTGGCCCGCACACATGCCGGTGGAGGATAGGGCAGCCGATGTGTGGGAAGCATTGGTCATGGTGGCCGACGCGGCTGGGGGTCGCTGGCCGTCCTACGCGCGCACAGCGGCAACCGTGCTCACATCTGGAGATGAGCACGCGAGTGTCGGTATCCAACTCCTCCGCGACATGCGAACAGCGTTCGGCATCAAGGCCAAGATGCGCAGCGTCGACATCTGCTCAGCGCTGTCAGGGTTGGAAGGGTCTATATGGGCCGCGTACCACCGCGACGGACGAGGAATCGATCCCACTGATCTGTATCAACTACTTCGGACCTTCGGTATCAGGTCCAAAGATGTATGGGTAGAAAACAAATCGGCTAAAGGGTACGCGGCCGACGACCTCAGTGACGCATGGAGTCGATACCTGCCGAGATAG
- a CDS encoding ABC-three component system protein, with amino-acid sequence MSDSPHGAAASAVGYLYQVKWALLEVLRRAHDRPDHAISLEKLDDVAWEARGLPRELLQLKHHEASSGSISDKSDDVWRTLRAWMDSVDLASGEVPDLYLITTQSAAVGSGLEALRLSERNSEIAETRLLQAAEGSIAQGTKASRDLFIALDPEDRNRLVDSIYVLDGAPRIEDVDLLVRQELVFALPHDHEDTFLDLLWAWWFSVALDMLQGRRTAVRATDVTAKISDLRDDFSRDRLPTLVPTPSGDEESELTAAHSDRVFVHQMRWVNAPQRILEKAIVDYYRAVTQTRLWLEDDLIGLHELEEFELRLKDEWEREMAWRLADLPRNADEAQRASLGRELLHALLNQTAVRVRERYDEPFFHRGKYHEMADVGEVGWHPDFEDRISDLLLRGAS; translated from the coding sequence ATGTCCGACTCGCCCCACGGAGCGGCCGCTAGTGCGGTCGGCTACCTCTACCAGGTCAAGTGGGCCTTACTCGAGGTGCTGCGGAGAGCTCACGATAGGCCGGACCACGCGATAAGCCTTGAGAAGCTCGATGACGTCGCCTGGGAAGCGCGAGGACTCCCCCGAGAACTTCTACAACTCAAGCACCACGAAGCCTCTTCGGGATCGATCAGCGATAAGAGCGACGACGTTTGGCGAACGTTGCGGGCGTGGATGGACTCGGTAGATCTAGCCTCTGGGGAGGTGCCGGACCTCTACTTGATCACCACACAATCCGCTGCGGTTGGTTCTGGATTGGAGGCGCTACGGCTATCTGAGCGCAACTCCGAGATTGCCGAGACGCGACTGCTCCAAGCAGCGGAAGGTTCAATAGCGCAGGGCACCAAGGCAAGCCGAGACCTCTTTATAGCTCTGGACCCTGAGGACCGGAATCGCTTAGTTGACAGCATCTACGTATTGGATGGCGCACCACGAATCGAAGACGTCGACCTGCTCGTCAGACAAGAGCTGGTTTTCGCCCTCCCACACGACCACGAAGACACTTTCCTTGACCTTCTTTGGGCCTGGTGGTTCTCCGTAGCCCTCGACATGCTTCAAGGGCGCAGAACAGCAGTTAGGGCAACCGACGTAACAGCCAAAATAAGCGACCTCAGAGATGATTTCAGCCGCGACCGACTGCCGACGCTCGTCCCGACGCCAAGCGGGGACGAAGAATCTGAGCTCACAGCTGCTCATTCCGATCGCGTATTCGTTCACCAGATGCGTTGGGTAAATGCGCCGCAGCGCATACTGGAAAAGGCAATCGTCGACTACTATCGCGCGGTCACTCAGACTCGGTTGTGGCTGGAGGATGACCTCATCGGATTGCATGAATTAGAGGAGTTTGAGCTCCGATTGAAAGACGAGTGGGAAAGGGAGATGGCATGGCGTTTAGCGGACCTCCCACGGAATGCCGACGAGGCGCAGCGAGCGTCTCTCGGCCGTGAACTGCTACACGCCCTCTTGAACCAGACCGCCGTGAGAGTCCGCGAACGCTATGACGAGCCGTTCTTTCACCGAGGGAAGTACCATGAGATGGCCGATGTCGGCGAGGTCGGATGGCATCCAGACTTCGAAGATCGGATATCAGACTTACTCCTACGCGGAGCGTCGTGA
- a CDS encoding three component ABC system middle component, whose amino-acid sequence MASRLRRSDIRLTPTRSVVTTWTDRSPVVAAYLNPAFTAAVISEAAAGHQRDHVPMIWPLSYLVLPFVLHRPTREALPGNTRTHLSTWVRREPVLRAGFPYRAASLAQMTSEGLRFGVRHSMFRLHDGNILSGNITNNDVDPTLTQLLAAARLVGRWIAKSKEPSTVFALLGVGV is encoded by the coding sequence ATGGCATCCAGACTTCGAAGATCGGATATCAGACTTACTCCTACGCGGAGCGTCGTGACTACTTGGACAGACCGGTCGCCCGTTGTGGCGGCCTACCTCAATCCAGCATTCACAGCTGCAGTCATCAGTGAGGCCGCAGCGGGTCATCAGCGAGATCACGTGCCGATGATCTGGCCACTGTCGTATCTGGTGCTGCCCTTCGTGCTTCACCGTCCGACTCGCGAGGCTCTGCCCGGCAACACAAGAACACATTTGTCAACCTGGGTACGTCGCGAGCCAGTATTGCGCGCGGGTTTTCCCTATCGGGCAGCGTCACTTGCTCAGATGACGTCTGAAGGATTGAGATTCGGAGTTCGGCACAGTATGTTTCGCCTACACGACGGAAACATACTCAGCGGCAACATAACCAACAACGACGTCGATCCCACTTTGACTCAATTACTCGCTGCCGCTCGGCTCGTAGGCAGGTGGATCGCGAAAAGCAAAGAACCTTCAACGGTATTCGCCCTTCTTGGCGTTGGGGTTTGA